The genomic DNA agacacacacacacacacacacacacacacacatacacacacacaaacactgtaacacactcagagacacacacaaatgcacacacatacacactgtaacacacactttaattcatataaataataatttgttgtggtatgacaataaagaagTCTTGAATCTTTAATTTAAAGATCTAATCGTCTCTGCCGTTATGTTGTTGTCTCgttaacttaaaaataaaacatcagattttataaaacaCTCCTATCTTGGTGCTTGTTGTCAAGGTTACCCAACGATATGTCCTGTTTTTCAGGCGTTACGTTACGTTTGCCGCCATGTCGTCCAAGAAGAAGCCGGACGGCGACGAGCGCTTCCTCCGGGTGCAGAAGGACCCCCGGTTCTGGGAGATGCCCGAGAGGGACCGCAAGATCCAGATCGACAAGCGGTTCCAGTCCATGTTCCACGACAAGCGCTTCAAGGAGAAGTACACGGTGGACAAGCGAGGCCGACCCATCAACCAGACCTCCACCGAGGACCTGAAGCGCTTCTACAAGCTCTCGGACTCCGAGGACGAGGAAGACGAGGGGGACTCAAAGAGGAAGCAGGCGGCGGAgggcaagaagaagaaaagagtgaAGGAGAAGCTGGTGAAGGCGGAGGAAGAGGGGAAGAAAGGGAACGCAGTGCTGAGAGAAGACGGGAAAGGAGAGCAGCTGGAAGGAGTTGTGAAGGGTGAGTAGGGCCACGTCCCACTTCGTTATAATGCTTATTAGACTGTTCCACCTAGGAAGCACAGGAGAGACGCGAGGAGAGAGGTGTTAGGAGAATTagttttagagggatgagacgtcAGGAAAGCTGCTCTCTGTATCCTCTCTCATAGCTCCTTAGAGATCCTTCATCCTCTCTAATAGTTCCGCAGAGATCCGTCCTCCATTTTCtttcatagctcctcagagagccctcctccatcctctttcatagctcctcagagatccctcctccatcctcgctcatagctccccAGAGATCCTTCCTCCATCCtcactcatagctcctcagagatccctcagAGATCCTctctcatagctcctcagagatccctcctccatcctcagtcatagctcctcagagatccctcctccaccctcactcatagctcctcagatcccccctccatcctcgctcatagctcctcagagatccctcctccatcctctctcatagctcctcagagatccttcctccatcctcagtcatagctcctcagagatccctcccccatcctcgctcatagctcctcagagatccatcctctctcatagctcctcagagatccttcctccatcctcagtcatagctcctcagagatccttcctccatcctcagtcatagctcctcagagatccttCCTCCATCTTCagtcatagctcctcagagatccccatattcgggaaatgcctaatatcggccggcTCTAAAAACGATTTACTttgttgaaattacatttatatctgatcattcatgtcaaaacatagacgttcaaacatcaaaatatcattcattttgtttgttgttgtcaacaTGACGTCAACATCTGGAAACCCTTCCAACGCACTTGCTTCTATTTCTAGAATGCATGAGATAGCCTGTTACGTAGgccagacgtgtgtgtgtgtgtgtgtgtgtgtgtgtgtgtgtgtgtgtgagacgcctctgactgcagcatgttttatttttgtgctcAGGAGATGACGAGGAGCAGCAAACTGCTGAGGGAGACGATGTTGACCTGGGAGACAGTGGggaggatgaagatgatgatgatgaagatggtgatgatgatgaagatgcaGAAGACGAGAGCGACATGGCGAGCGGATCCGGTGCGGAGGAGTCCGGTCTGGATTCGGAGGAGGACAGCGACAGCGAGCCAGACCTGGCCCGAGGGAAGGGAAACGTGGAGACGAGCTCGGATGAAGACGAGGACGAGGACGTGGACGCCATCctgaggaaggaggaagaggagatcGAACACGACTGGGGGGAGCTGGCCAAAGACGCTCCGCGCAGCGACCAGGTGAGGAGGGGTCTGGGGGGGGCGGAGGGGGCCAAAGACGCTCTGTGCAGCGACCAGGTGAGGAGGGGTTGGGGGCTGTCGACTCTCCTGACCGGAAACAAGTTATGCACGCTTTAAAACACATGGGTCCATCTCAGGACCCCGGGTCAAACTCAGGACCCCGGGTCAAACTCAGGGTCTCCGGGTCCATCTCAGGACCCCCGGGTCCATCTCAGGGCCCCGGGCATAACTCAGGACCCCCGGGTCCATCTCAGGGCCCCGGGCCAAATCCGGCACCTTGCAGATTTTGATCAGAcgataaaacaaatgtattatattattttagtgagaactcataaattagtacaaataactaatgttaaagAAATCTGGGTATGTTTTAGTACGAGTTTctggaataataataaaaaaacatcagatttttaaataaccaattaTTCGTATTgctatcggccttaaaaatccttaatCAAGCGGGTTTCAGTTAAGAGAGTCGAGTGATGACCACGTCTGATGTGAGGAGGTCCTTTAACCGTGTCTTCTGAACCTCTCTGTCAGGTTTCTACCCGACTGGCCGTCTGCAACATGGACTGGGACCGGATGAAAGCCAAAGACCTGCTGGCCCTGTTCAACTCCTTCGTA from Etheostoma cragini isolate CJK2018 unplaced genomic scaffold, CSU_Ecrag_1.0 ScbMSFa_1368, whole genome shotgun sequence includes the following:
- the LOC117939882 gene encoding ESF1 homolog; amino-acid sequence: MSSKKKPDGDERFLRVQKDPRFWEMPERDRKIQIDKRFQSMFHDKRFKEKYTVDKRGRPINQTSTEDLKRFYKLSDSEDEEDEGDSKRKQAAEGKKKKRVKEKLVKAEEEGKKGNAVLREDGKGEQLEGVVKGDDEEQQTAEGDDVDLGDSGEDEDDDDEDGDDDEDAEDESDMASGSGAEESGLDSEEDSDSEPDLARGKGNVETSSDEDEDEDVDAILRKEEEEIEHDWGELAKDAPRSDQVSTRLAVCNMDWDRMKAKDLLALFNSFVPKGGAVLSVKIYPSEFGKERLKAEQTN